In the Streptomyces formicae genome, one interval contains:
- a CDS encoding NAD(P)/FAD-dependent oxidoreductase, with amino-acid sequence MLTRTPSERPDLIVVGAGVVGAACAHYAVRSGLNVTVIDRGPVAGGTTGAGEGNLLVSDKEPGPELELALLSAQLWRELAKELPAAVEYETKGGVVVASTEADLSALRDFAASQAGAGVETYEVPHDRLADLEPHLAPDLAGGIHYPQDAQVQPALAAAHLLRTAADPQQGSGRLTLRLGEEVTDVLKGPRGEIRGVRTPAGDLLAPHVVNAAGTWGGQVARLAGVGLPVLPRRGFVLVTEPLPRVVRHKVYSADYVADVASGSAALQTSAVVEGTPAGPVLIGASRERVGFDRTLSVEVLRRLAAQATRLFPALAEVRAIRTYAGFRPYLPDHLPAIGPDPRVPGLFHACGHEGAGIGLAPATGLLVAAQLTSRQLPMDTAPFAPERFTEESATA; translated from the coding sequence GTGCTCACGAGAACCCCCTCGGAACGCCCAGACCTGATCGTCGTCGGCGCGGGCGTAGTCGGCGCCGCCTGCGCCCACTACGCCGTCCGTTCCGGCCTGAACGTCACCGTGATCGACCGCGGCCCCGTCGCGGGCGGCACCACGGGTGCGGGCGAGGGCAACCTCCTCGTATCCGACAAGGAACCCGGCCCGGAACTCGAACTCGCCCTGCTTTCCGCCCAGTTGTGGCGCGAGCTGGCGAAGGAACTTCCGGCCGCGGTCGAGTACGAGACGAAGGGCGGCGTCGTCGTCGCGTCGACCGAGGCGGACCTGTCGGCACTGCGCGACTTCGCCGCGAGCCAGGCAGGGGCAGGCGTCGAGACGTACGAGGTACCGCACGATCGCCTCGCCGACCTCGAACCGCACCTCGCCCCCGACCTCGCGGGCGGCATCCACTACCCGCAGGACGCCCAGGTCCAACCCGCCCTCGCCGCAGCACACTTGCTCCGGACCGCGGCGGATCCACAGCAGGGAAGCGGACGGCTGACGCTGCGGCTCGGCGAAGAGGTCACCGACGTCCTCAAGGGCCCCCGCGGCGAGATACGCGGCGTGCGCACCCCCGCGGGCGACCTCCTCGCGCCCCACGTGGTGAACGCGGCGGGCACCTGGGGCGGACAGGTCGCCCGCCTGGCGGGAGTCGGCCTGCCGGTCCTGCCCCGGCGCGGATTCGTCCTGGTCACCGAGCCGTTGCCCCGTGTCGTACGGCACAAGGTGTACTCCGCCGACTACGTCGCCGACGTGGCGAGCGGCTCCGCGGCCTTGCAGACCTCCGCCGTGGTGGAGGGCACCCCGGCAGGTCCCGTACTGATCGGGGCGAGCCGTGAACGCGTCGGTTTCGACCGGACGTTGTCGGTGGAGGTGCTGCGGCGCCTCGCCGCACAGGCGACCCGGCTGTTCCCCGCCCTCGCGGAGGTGCGGGCGATCAGGACGTACGCGGGGTTCCGCCCCTACCTCCCCGACCACCTCCCGGCGATCGGCCCCGACCCGCGCGTCCCCGGCCTCTTCCACGCCTGCGGCCACGAAGGCGCGGGTATCGGCCTGGCCCCGGCGACGGGCCTGCTCGTCGCCGCACAACTGACGTCCCGACAACTCCCCATGGACACAGCCCCCTTCGCCCCAGAACGCTTCACCGAGGAGTCGGCCACGGCATGA
- a CDS encoding helix-turn-helix transcriptional regulator, giving the protein MPDIRHTPEAPTRTQALAPGERIDPHRHDDHQIVYAGSGVLAVTTDAGTWFAPGNRAIWVPAGCVHAHRAHGHLALHLLGLPADTNPLGLAAPTVLAVGPLLRELILACTRGPHDDTPERLRLRAVLLDQLRASPQQPVQLPTPTDPRLAAVCELLHRDPAEPRGLAALSAEAGAGERTLSRLFRRELGMTFPQWRTQLRLYHALRMLADGMSVTAVAHRCGWSSTSAFIDVFRRAFGYTPGAHQRRD; this is encoded by the coding sequence ATGCCGGACATCCGCCACACCCCCGAAGCACCCACCCGCACCCAGGCACTGGCGCCCGGGGAGCGGATCGATCCGCACCGGCACGACGACCACCAGATCGTCTACGCGGGCTCCGGCGTCCTTGCCGTCACCACCGACGCGGGCACCTGGTTCGCCCCCGGCAACCGTGCCATCTGGGTCCCCGCGGGCTGCGTCCACGCGCACCGCGCCCACGGCCACCTCGCCCTGCACCTGCTCGGTCTGCCCGCCGACACCAACCCGCTCGGCCTCGCGGCCCCCACCGTCCTCGCCGTCGGACCGCTCCTGCGCGAGCTGATCCTCGCCTGCACCCGAGGTCCGCACGACGACACCCCGGAACGTCTGCGCCTGCGCGCGGTCCTCCTCGACCAGTTGCGCGCCTCGCCGCAGCAGCCGGTCCAGCTGCCCACCCCGACCGACCCCCGCCTCGCGGCCGTCTGCGAGCTGCTGCACCGCGACCCCGCCGAACCGCGCGGCCTCGCCGCCCTCTCGGCCGAGGCAGGGGCGGGCGAGCGCACCCTCAGCCGGCTCTTCCGGCGCGAACTGGGCATGACCTTCCCGCAGTGGCGCACCCAACTGCGCCTGTACCATGCCCTGCGCATGCTGGCCGACGGCATGTCGGTGACCGCCGTCGCACACCGCTGCGGCTGGTCGTCCACCAGCGCGTTCATCGACGTCTTCCGCCGCGCATTCGGCTACACCCCGGGCGCGCATCAGCGGCGCGACTGA
- a CDS encoding MFS transporter, with amino-acid sequence MDGAASPGSAMPMDGAAHSDSTSPPDPTAPSPAPPRPARPRPRPLTLLSLGHACVDIYQGAVAALVPFFVAERAYTYAAASGIVLAASLLSSVVQPLFGALTDKWRMPWLLPVSTLIGGIGVAFAGVSDDYVVTLVVVALSGVGVAAYHPEAARVARGASGGSHTGMSWFSLGGNLGFAAAPLLVSAVIATGGLRASPLLVVPALIGAALCVAALRGLKSGTEMHSSLRAEVEGRDDWASFAKLSGAIVCRSIVFIGLSTFVSLYVRERTGGGDVAGTAALFVLYLGGAVGTVAGGRLATRYGRVPVVQWSYALTVLAVAGVVFVPGPPVYGCVALASAGLYVPFSLHITLGQDYLPRRMGTASGVTLGLTVSIGGLASPLIGALADATDLRTALAPLIALPALGWLLLRTLREPGV; translated from the coding sequence ATGGACGGCGCAGCGTCCCCGGGCAGCGCCATGCCCATGGACGGCGCCGCCCACTCGGACAGCACCTCGCCCCCGGATCCGACCGCCCCCTCGCCCGCCCCTCCGCGCCCCGCGCGCCCGCGCCCGCGCCCCCTCACCCTCCTCTCCCTGGGCCACGCCTGCGTAGACATCTACCAGGGAGCCGTCGCCGCCCTCGTGCCCTTCTTCGTGGCCGAGCGCGCCTATACCTATGCCGCCGCGTCCGGCATCGTGCTCGCCGCGTCGTTGTTGTCCTCCGTGGTGCAGCCGCTGTTCGGTGCGCTGACCGACAAGTGGCGGATGCCCTGGCTGCTGCCGGTCAGCACCTTGATCGGTGGGATCGGGGTGGCGTTCGCCGGGGTGAGCGACGACTATGTCGTCACCCTCGTGGTCGTCGCGCTCTCCGGCGTCGGTGTCGCCGCCTACCACCCGGAGGCCGCCCGCGTGGCACGCGGGGCGAGCGGTGGCAGCCACACCGGCATGAGCTGGTTCTCCCTCGGCGGCAACCTCGGGTTCGCGGCCGCGCCCCTGCTGGTCTCGGCCGTCATCGCCACGGGCGGACTGCGCGCGTCGCCGCTCCTGGTGGTGCCCGCCCTCATCGGTGCGGCCCTGTGCGTGGCCGCGCTGCGAGGTCTCAAGTCCGGCACGGAGATGCACAGTTCACTCCGCGCCGAGGTCGAAGGCCGTGACGACTGGGCCTCCTTCGCCAAGCTCTCGGGCGCCATCGTCTGCCGCTCGATCGTCTTCATCGGGCTCAGCACGTTCGTCTCGTTGTACGTGCGCGAACGCACCGGCGGCGGTGACGTGGCGGGCACGGCCGCGCTGTTCGTGCTCTACCTCGGCGGCGCCGTCGGCACCGTCGCGGGCGGGCGGCTCGCCACGCGGTACGGCAGGGTGCCGGTCGTCCAGTGGTCGTACGCCCTGACCGTCCTCGCCGTCGCCGGAGTCGTGTTCGTCCCCGGCCCGCCGGTCTACGGATGCGTGGCGCTCGCGTCGGCCGGTCTGTACGTGCCCTTCTCCCTGCACATCACCCTGGGTCAGGACTACTTGCCGCGCCGGATGGGCACGGCGAGCGGCGTCACCCTCGGGCTCACCGTCAGCATCGGCGGCCTCGCCAGCCCGCTGATCGGCGCCCTCGCCGACGCGACGGACCTGCGGACGGCCCTCGCGCCGCTGATCGCCCTGCCCGCGCTCGGCTGGCTGCTCCTGCGCACGCTGCGCGAGCCGGGGGTGTAG
- a CDS encoding collagenase gives MSQLRTLRRSVLAGALAATLCVSAAQLGHAADPAPARARAAASTTPNPLDAVEHRAKAPIPADQALPAPGGLKDGRIPGARTPRRTGQVEAKSAAVPCTLDAVTGLAPERFADFLADPAVTADGCLRTLVWNWDPRLAPVMSDAHVQAVSGRIARVAAAHDGKNGSHLLEMFTYLHAVAYQDFSHDEIDVTDAPTVDAMRRAVDAFGSAPRTFDVTKANAESLREALYAASAPGLRQHQLPLIKRVLATMDADHPGTAKDASWAGAALAGLSLSYLGVYPGNRDAAFHAAVKADPAYRAAFKAFAQYTHLKGTANAWVVRDALLEYGRFGQIDGLTAEISAGLGGLVDVVVRNFGEGSAPWAKVVTWLNEYDACAPYKVCRADIERRLFPQTYTYDKGGMKVRTALDRATVDQLYYASKQVKAQFHRVVGTDEPLAGDPNATLTTVLYASRADYENYHPLLTGMDTNNGGVYIERGATFYTYQRRVPQDSSLTLEELFRHEYTHYLNGRWAVPGSFGEGPWYQGDRTTAMDEGTAEFFDGATRDDGIKVRKSLVKGIMADTANGGPRMSVNQLLHATYAGDGFRFYNYAGTFFEFLWSERPTLLKEMYGYLRADNPSGFDAWRDRLGKDAGLQRAYDAFLDAQIARVDDLFVPDTKYVPLGELRDTTADQVRASFTATTSSTPDCASNGAPERPRYTCTGRITANLGAAGDPDAVFKDMSETVDYFLLERAAAGDNNLADMNCSFGPVDIWSNGRAGTSNYTCEGPLKG, from the coding sequence GTGTCCCAGTTACGTACCCTGCGAAGATCCGTGCTCGCCGGCGCGCTCGCGGCGACCCTCTGCGTCTCGGCCGCCCAGTTGGGTCACGCGGCCGACCCCGCACCGGCTCGGGCCCGTGCCGCAGCGTCCACCACCCCGAACCCCCTCGACGCCGTCGAGCACCGGGCCAAGGCCCCGATCCCCGCCGACCAGGCGCTCCCCGCGCCCGGCGGGCTCAAGGACGGCCGGATACCGGGGGCGCGCACACCCCGGCGGACCGGGCAGGTCGAGGCGAAATCCGCCGCCGTCCCCTGCACCCTCGACGCCGTGACCGGCCTCGCCCCCGAGCGGTTCGCCGACTTCCTCGCCGATCCGGCCGTCACCGCCGACGGCTGTCTGCGCACCCTGGTCTGGAACTGGGACCCGCGCCTCGCGCCCGTCATGTCGGACGCCCACGTCCAGGCCGTGTCCGGGCGCATCGCTCGCGTCGCAGCCGCCCACGACGGCAAGAACGGCAGTCACCTCCTGGAGATGTTCACCTATCTCCACGCCGTCGCCTACCAGGACTTCTCGCACGACGAGATCGACGTCACCGACGCGCCGACCGTGGACGCGATGCGCCGTGCCGTCGACGCCTTCGGCTCGGCGCCGCGCACCTTCGACGTGACCAAGGCCAATGCCGAATCGCTGCGCGAGGCGCTCTACGCGGCCAGTGCGCCCGGCCTCCGGCAGCACCAACTCCCGCTGATCAAGCGGGTGCTCGCGACCATGGACGCCGATCACCCCGGTACGGCGAAGGACGCGTCCTGGGCCGGTGCCGCGCTCGCCGGGCTCTCCCTGAGCTACCTCGGCGTGTACCCGGGGAACCGGGACGCCGCGTTCCACGCGGCGGTGAAGGCCGACCCCGCCTACCGCGCCGCCTTCAAGGCTTTCGCCCAGTACACCCACCTCAAGGGCACGGCCAATGCCTGGGTGGTGCGCGACGCGCTCCTGGAGTACGGCAGGTTCGGCCAGATCGACGGGCTGACCGCCGAGATATCCGCGGGGCTCGGCGGTCTCGTGGACGTCGTCGTCCGCAACTTCGGTGAGGGCAGCGCCCCTTGGGCGAAGGTCGTCACCTGGCTGAACGAGTACGACGCCTGCGCGCCGTACAAGGTGTGCAGGGCCGACATCGAGCGGCGCCTGTTCCCGCAGACCTATACGTACGACAAGGGCGGGATGAAGGTCCGCACGGCGCTCGACCGGGCGACGGTCGACCAGCTCTACTACGCGAGCAAGCAGGTCAAGGCGCAGTTCCACCGCGTGGTCGGCACCGATGAGCCGCTCGCGGGCGACCCCAACGCCACCCTGACCACCGTGCTCTACGCCTCGCGCGCCGACTACGAGAACTACCACCCGCTCCTGACCGGGATGGACACGAACAACGGCGGCGTCTACATCGAGCGCGGCGCGACCTTCTACACCTACCAGCGCCGGGTCCCGCAGGACTCCTCGCTCACCCTCGAAGAGCTCTTCCGGCACGAGTACACGCACTACCTCAACGGCCGCTGGGCGGTGCCCGGTTCGTTCGGCGAGGGGCCCTGGTACCAGGGTGACAGGACCACCGCGATGGACGAGGGCACCGCCGAGTTCTTCGACGGCGCCACCCGTGACGACGGCATCAAGGTCCGCAAGTCGCTGGTCAAGGGCATCATGGCGGACACCGCCAACGGCGGTCCCCGGATGAGCGTGAATCAGCTCCTGCACGCCACCTACGCGGGGGACGGCTTCCGCTTCTACAACTACGCGGGCACGTTCTTCGAGTTCCTGTGGAGCGAACGCCCCACGCTGCTCAAGGAGATGTACGGATACCTGCGCGCCGACAACCCGTCCGGCTTCGACGCCTGGCGCGACCGGCTCGGCAAGGACGCGGGGCTGCAGCGCGCGTACGACGCCTTCCTCGACGCGCAGATCGCCCGGGTCGACGACCTGTTCGTGCCCGACACGAAGTACGTGCCGCTGGGCGAGTTGCGCGACACCACGGCCGACCAGGTGCGCGCCTCCTTCACCGCGACGACCAGCAGCACGCCCGACTGCGCGTCGAACGGGGCGCCGGAGCGGCCGCGGTACACCTGCACCGGACGGATCACCGCGAACCTCGGTGCCGCGGGCGACCCCGACGCCGTCTTCAAGGACATGTCCGAGACGGTGGACTACTTCCTGCTGGAGCGGGCCGCGGCCGGTGACAACAATCTCGCCGACATGAACTGCTCGTTCGGCCCGGTGGACATCTGGTCCAACGGTCGTGCGGGTACGTCGAACTACACCTGCGAGGGCCCGCTGAAGGGCTGA
- a CDS encoding glycoside hydrolase family 3 protein has product MASSSDPTLERLANSVLQPGFEGTTAPDWLRRRIAEGLGSVVLFARNIETPEQVAALTASLRAENPDLIVGIDEEAGDVTRLEAWTGSSRPGNLALGAVDDIDLTERVAHDIGRDLHAAGVSLNFAPSADVNSNPLNPVIGVRSFGARTDLVSRHTAAWIRGLQEAGVAACAKHFPGHGDTVVDSHYGLPQVTGSAEEIALTALPPFIAAMEAGVRAVMTAHLVAPAYDPDLPATLSHRILVELLRGDLDFQGLLVTDGIEMGAVTDRYGIDGATVKAVAGGVDAVCVGGESAEEATVDLLSTALVKAVLNGTLPEERLVEASGRVTEFARWSGERSRAVARAMERSDIGLVAARRAVRVRHRPGTAPVTLPLTGAPHVVELSPTMNLAVDGHTPWGVADPLRDLRPGTTSVRLTEPELTHTTDVLTDAALTPATGRDLVVVVRDAARHRWMTDTLTRLLRSRPDALVVEMGVPAGDALGAAHLITHGATRVSGIAAAELLAGAGA; this is encoded by the coding sequence ATGGCATCGAGCAGTGACCCGACTCTGGAGCGGCTCGCCAACTCCGTGCTGCAGCCCGGGTTCGAGGGCACCACCGCCCCCGACTGGCTGCGCCGCAGGATCGCCGAGGGCCTCGGCTCCGTTGTCCTGTTCGCGCGCAACATCGAGACGCCCGAACAGGTGGCGGCGCTCACCGCGTCGCTGCGCGCCGAGAACCCCGACCTGATCGTCGGCATCGACGAGGAGGCGGGCGACGTGACCCGCCTGGAGGCGTGGACCGGCTCGTCGCGGCCCGGCAACCTCGCCCTCGGCGCCGTCGACGACATCGACCTCACCGAGCGGGTCGCCCACGACATCGGCCGCGATCTGCACGCCGCGGGCGTCTCCCTCAACTTCGCGCCCAGCGCCGACGTCAACTCCAACCCGCTCAACCCCGTGATCGGCGTCCGGTCCTTCGGCGCCCGCACCGACCTCGTGTCGCGCCACACGGCCGCCTGGATCCGGGGCCTTCAGGAGGCGGGCGTCGCCGCCTGCGCCAAGCACTTCCCCGGCCACGGCGACACGGTCGTCGACTCGCACTACGGGCTGCCCCAGGTCACCGGTTCCGCCGAGGAGATCGCGCTCACCGCGCTGCCGCCGTTCATCGCGGCGATGGAGGCGGGCGTCCGCGCGGTGATGACCGCGCACCTGGTCGCCCCCGCCTACGACCCCGACCTGCCCGCGACGCTCAGCCACCGCATCCTGGTGGAACTCCTGCGGGGCGACCTCGACTTCCAGGGCCTCCTGGTCACGGACGGCATCGAGATGGGCGCCGTCACCGACCGCTACGGCATCGACGGGGCGACGGTCAAGGCGGTCGCCGGTGGCGTGGACGCGGTCTGCGTGGGCGGCGAGAGCGCCGAGGAGGCCACGGTCGACCTGCTCTCCACGGCCCTGGTCAAGGCCGTCCTGAACGGCACGCTCCCCGAGGAACGCCTGGTCGAGGCGAGCGGACGCGTCACGGAGTTCGCGCGCTGGTCCGGCGAGCGCTCACGGGCGGTGGCACGCGCCATGGAACGCTCCGACATCGGCCTGGTCGCGGCCCGCCGCGCGGTCCGCGTCCGGCACCGCCCGGGCACGGCCCCGGTGACGCTCCCGCTCACGGGCGCCCCGCACGTGGTGGAGCTGTCCCCCACGATGAACCTCGCGGTGGACGGCCACACCCCGTGGGGCGTCGCCGACCCGCTGCGCGACCTGCGCCCCGGCACCACGTCCGTACGCCTGACCGAACCCGAACTCACCCACACCACCGACGTCCTGACCGACGCGGCCCTGACCCCCGCGACCGGCCGCGACCTGGTGGTCGTGGTCAGGGACGCGGCCCGCCACCGCTGGATGACCGACACCCTCACCCGCCTCCTGCGCAGCCGCCCCGACGCCCTGGTCGTCGAAATGGGCGTCCCCGCGGGCGACGCACTGGGCGCCGCCCACCTGATCACGCACGGCGCGACGCGGGTGTCGGGGATCGCGGCGGCGGAGCTGTTGGCGGGCGCGGGGGCCTGA
- a CDS encoding zinc-dependent alcohol dehydrogenase, which produces MRRYELVGRRDIRPVADAPVPTPGPLEVLVRVRACTVCNRSDLAYFHYYGLRAHASQGCFGHEIAGEVEAIGEGVRRVVPGQRVFVRTPLTTGYAEFALAREIAVGALPDSVPFEQGAILQLLPLAVHATRGVRLGDRVAIVGQGPVGQMALRIAVLRGAAEVVAVDLDDWRLARSTRAGADAVHRVDGSAEQLASVGNDFDVAVDAVGTPTTVNACVALVRQNGLVVLLGTHHVDTHVTLDLVTWERKGLRVHSSAEPLDTARAEALAVAERIAHRRPEVLRLPELLTHTYPLDDLPKAMEQLSASRALYPDAERAPYEGPPPETLKVAIVP; this is translated from the coding sequence ATGCGCAGGTACGAACTGGTGGGGCGGCGCGACATCAGACCGGTCGCCGACGCCCCCGTGCCGACACCGGGGCCGCTCGAAGTGCTCGTCAGGGTGCGGGCCTGCACCGTCTGCAACCGCAGCGATCTGGCCTACTTCCACTACTACGGACTGCGCGCGCACGCCTCCCAGGGGTGTTTCGGCCACGAGATCGCCGGGGAGGTCGAGGCGATCGGCGAGGGCGTGCGCCGGGTGGTCCCCGGCCAGCGCGTCTTCGTCCGTACCCCGCTCACCACCGGGTACGCCGAATTCGCCCTGGCCCGCGAGATAGCCGTCGGCGCCCTGCCCGACTCCGTGCCCTTCGAGCAGGGTGCGATCCTCCAGCTCCTGCCGCTGGCCGTGCACGCCACGCGCGGCGTCCGGCTCGGCGACCGCGTCGCGATCGTCGGGCAGGGGCCCGTCGGGCAGATGGCGCTGCGGATCGCGGTCCTTCGCGGCGCGGCCGAGGTCGTCGCCGTCGACCTCGACGACTGGCGCCTGGCGCGCTCGACGCGGGCGGGCGCCGACGCCGTGCACCGCGTGGACGGCAGCGCCGAGCAACTCGCTTCGGTCGGCAACGACTTCGACGTTGCCGTGGACGCCGTGGGCACGCCCACCACGGTCAACGCCTGTGTCGCTCTGGTCCGCCAGAACGGCCTCGTCGTCCTCCTCGGCACGCACCACGTCGACACCCACGTCACCCTCGATCTGGTCACCTGGGAGCGCAAGGGGCTGCGGGTGCACAGCTCCGCGGAGCCCCTGGACACCGCGCGCGCCGAGGCGCTCGCGGTCGCCGAGCGGATCGCCCACCGCCGCCCCGAGGTCCTGCGGCTGCCCGAGCTGCTCACCCACACCTACCCCCTGGACGACCTGCCGAAGGCCATGGAGCAGCTCTCCGCGAGCCGCGCGCTGTACCCGGACGCCGAGCGCGCGCCGTACGAGGGGCCGCCGCCCGAGACGCTGAAGGTGGCGATCGTCCCGTGA
- a CDS encoding Gfo/Idh/MocA family protein has protein sequence MRWGIAGYGDIVTRRVLPALRALGEEPVALWGRDARRAAQVAERNAVGASGSDQEILLRGVDAVYVATPVVRHVPLARAVLAAGLPVLVEKPLAGALGTGAALDAAGRCAGVAYYRRLAPAVRRLREELRDWVPERVEVRFRCAFAPGPDDPMRWRTDPAVSGGGVLADAGSHRIDLLLHLFGRPREVAAALGRRFPGGAERRAELGLRWRSGLCAHLVAEWSDEPPVDRFELSGGGRTVTLDPLDSGRVEGLGAVPLSLPPAANPHQPLLADFVRAVTSGGVPVCPVAEARLVDDVLVAAGRSAAAGGCPVRPWND, from the coding sequence GTGAGATGGGGCATCGCCGGATACGGCGACATCGTGACCCGCCGCGTGCTGCCCGCGCTGCGGGCGCTCGGCGAGGAGCCCGTGGCGCTGTGGGGCCGCGACGCCCGGCGCGCGGCCCAGGTCGCCGAGCGGAACGCCGTCGGGGCCTCCGGCAGCGACCAGGAGATCCTGCTCCGCGGCGTGGACGCCGTGTACGTGGCCACCCCCGTCGTACGCCATGTACCGCTCGCCCGCGCCGTGTTGGCCGCGGGGCTGCCCGTCCTCGTCGAGAAACCGCTCGCCGGTGCGCTCGGCACGGGTGCCGCGCTCGACGCGGCGGGGCGTTGCGCCGGTGTCGCGTACTACCGCAGGCTCGCGCCCGCCGTGCGGCGGCTGCGCGAGGAGCTGCGCGACTGGGTGCCCGAGCGGGTGGAGGTCCGTTTCCGGTGCGCGTTCGCGCCGGGGCCGGACGATCCGATGCGCTGGCGCACCGACCCGGCCGTCTCGGGCGGGGGAGTCCTCGCGGACGCCGGAAGCCACCGGATCGACCTGCTGCTCCATCTCTTCGGGCGGCCCCGCGAGGTGGCGGCCGCGCTCGGCCGCCGCTTCCCGGGCGGTGCGGAGCGGCGGGCCGAGCTCGGCCTGCGCTGGCGCTCGGGCCTGTGCGCGCACCTGGTGGCGGAGTGGTCCGACGAACCACCGGTGGACCGCTTCGAGCTCAGCGGAGGGGGACGCACCGTGACGCTCGACCCGCTCGACTCGGGGCGGGTCGAGGGCCTCGGCGCGGTGCCCCTGTCGTTGCCGCCCGCGGCCAATCCGCACCAGCCGCTGCTCGCCGACTTCGTGCGGGCCGTCACGTCGGGCGGGGTGCCCGTGTGCCCGGTGGCCGAGGCCCGGCTGGTCGACGACGTGCTCGTGGCCGCCGGGCGCTCGGCCGCCGCGGGCGGGTGCCCCGTACGGCCCTGGAACGACTGA
- a CDS encoding phytanoyl-CoA dioxygenase family protein, which produces MDLSSNGVPIPFTPELFGPLRSSADLLPPRDPVALRERLHADGYLFLPGFLDRAEVLGLRARYFSLFPPGFLAPGTTPEEGVYSGRTPKDLPEYGVAGHPAYDFVRSAPFDRFVGNPVLGELAAQLLDFKAEMLPRRILRHFHRGARRASRAHVDLDYMDEGSPRVVTLWTPVGDCPPPTGGLVYLEGSHRLPPEEYAPLRDTTDRPDDRRQICHDLELTARTLGRRWLCADFAAGDVMVHLPRIIHASLDTTTDAMRLSVDTRFVRSDDTPDPRWLKPWSADDGA; this is translated from the coding sequence GTGGACTTGTCGTCGAACGGCGTACCCATACCCTTCACCCCGGAACTCTTCGGGCCGCTGCGCTCCAGCGCGGACCTGCTCCCGCCGAGGGACCCGGTCGCCCTGCGCGAGCGGCTGCACGCCGACGGGTATCTGTTTCTGCCCGGGTTCCTGGACCGCGCGGAGGTGCTTGGACTGCGCGCCCGGTACTTCTCCCTCTTTCCGCCGGGCTTCCTCGCGCCGGGCACCACCCCCGAGGAAGGGGTGTATTCCGGCCGCACCCCGAAGGACCTCCCCGAGTACGGCGTGGCGGGCCATCCCGCGTACGACTTCGTGCGCTCGGCGCCCTTCGACCGGTTCGTCGGCAATCCCGTGCTCGGCGAACTCGCCGCACAGCTCCTGGACTTCAAGGCGGAGATGCTGCCGCGCCGCATCCTGCGCCACTTCCACCGCGGCGCCCGGCGCGCCTCGCGCGCCCACGTCGACCTGGACTACATGGACGAGGGCTCGCCACGGGTCGTCACGCTGTGGACCCCGGTCGGCGACTGCCCGCCGCCCACCGGGGGTCTCGTCTACCTGGAGGGCTCCCACCGCCTGCCGCCCGAGGAGTACGCGCCGCTGCGCGACACCACGGACCGCCCCGACGACCGCCGCCAGATCTGCCACGACCTGGAGCTGACCGCCCGCACGCTCGGCCGCCGCTGGCTGTGCGCCGACTTCGCCGCGGGCGATGTGATGGTGCATCTGCCGCGCATCATCCACGCGTCCCTCGACACCACGACGGACGCGATGCGCCTCTCCGTCGACACCCGGTTCGTCCGCTCCGACGACACTCCCGACCCGCGCTGGCTCAAGCCGTGGTCGGCGGACGACGGGGCCTGA